In Nocardioides palaemonis, a single genomic region encodes these proteins:
- the pknB gene encoding Stk1 family PASTA domain-containing Ser/Thr kinase — protein sequence MTQSEPTMVGGRYELGELLGRGGMAEVRKGRDLRLGRTVAVKRLRTDLASDATFQARFRREAQSSASLNHPAIVSTYDTGEEMATDGSGVAQPYIVMECVEGRTLRDILREGRKILPERALEITAGVLSALDYSHRAGIIHRDIKPGNVMLTPAGDVKVMDFGIARAISDASSTMTQTAAVVGTAQYLSPEQARGETVDSRSDVYSTGCLMYELLTGRPPFVGDSPVAVAYQHVREPASPPSDLDDQLDPEIDAIVMKSLAKRVEDRYQSAAAMKADIERYLAGHPIQAPAVAPAPAATAYVPPVPAADATTTMAAGATAAGAAATPPPQEPRRGRAAWVLGGLLLVLLLGLGAWFLNGMLFDDAPERTAVPNLVGMTEDEARMAIGDAGFSVGRITRETSDTVEADQVISQDPARDVFRDPGDSISFVLSLGKPEVEVPYVVGNLRKEARARLLEANLKVRFEEEDSDEDANQVLRTEPSAGTPVAEGTTVTVFYSDGPEKVPDVRGLKQGEAERTIREAGFVPDVRVDATSTEPKGTVVDQIPVGGTADQNSTITLFVSAYEEPETPTETPTTPTETPTTPTETPTTPTETPTTTP from the coding sequence ATGACGCAGTCGGAGCCGACGATGGTCGGCGGACGCTACGAGCTCGGCGAGCTGCTGGGCCGGGGCGGGATGGCCGAGGTCCGCAAGGGCCGGGACCTCCGTCTGGGCCGCACGGTCGCCGTCAAGCGCCTGCGCACCGACCTGGCCAGCGACGCGACGTTCCAGGCCCGCTTCCGCCGCGAGGCGCAGTCCTCCGCGTCGCTCAACCACCCCGCGATCGTGTCGACCTACGACACGGGCGAGGAGATGGCCACCGACGGGTCCGGCGTGGCCCAGCCCTACATCGTGATGGAGTGCGTCGAGGGTCGCACGCTGCGCGACATCCTGCGCGAAGGCCGCAAGATCCTGCCCGAGCGGGCGCTGGAGATCACCGCCGGCGTGCTGTCCGCGCTCGACTACAGCCACCGCGCCGGGATCATCCACCGCGACATCAAGCCGGGCAACGTGATGCTGACCCCGGCCGGCGACGTCAAGGTGATGGACTTCGGCATCGCCCGCGCGATCTCCGACGCCTCCTCGACGATGACCCAGACCGCCGCCGTCGTCGGCACCGCGCAGTACCTCTCGCCGGAGCAGGCGCGCGGCGAGACCGTCGACTCGCGCTCGGACGTCTACTCCACCGGCTGCCTGATGTACGAGCTGCTGACCGGCCGCCCGCCGTTCGTCGGCGACAGCCCGGTGGCGGTCGCCTACCAGCACGTCCGCGAGCCCGCGTCGCCCCCGTCGGACCTCGACGACCAGCTCGACCCCGAGATCGACGCGATCGTGATGAAGTCGCTCGCCAAGCGCGTCGAGGACCGCTACCAAAGCGCCGCGGCGATGAAGGCCGACATCGAGCGCTACCTCGCCGGCCACCCGATCCAGGCGCCCGCCGTGGCGCCGGCGCCGGCCGCGACGGCGTACGTCCCGCCCGTCCCGGCCGCCGACGCGACGACGACCATGGCCGCCGGTGCCACTGCAGCAGGTGCGGCCGCCACGCCGCCCCCGCAGGAGCCCCGGCGCGGCCGCGCCGCGTGGGTGCTGGGCGGGCTGCTGCTCGTCCTGCTGCTGGGTCTCGGTGCGTGGTTCCTCAACGGGATGCTCTTCGACGACGCCCCCGAGCGCACCGCGGTGCCCAACCTGGTGGGGATGACCGAGGACGAGGCGCGGATGGCGATCGGGGACGCCGGGTTCTCGGTCGGCCGGATCACGCGGGAGACCTCCGACACCGTCGAGGCCGACCAGGTGATCAGCCAGGACCCCGCCCGCGACGTCTTCCGCGACCCCGGCGACTCGATCAGCTTCGTCCTCTCCCTCGGCAAGCCCGAGGTGGAGGTCCCCTACGTCGTCGGCAACCTCCGCAAGGAGGCCCGCGCCCGCCTGCTCGAGGCCAACCTCAAGGTCCGCTTCGAGGAGGAGGACTCCGACGAGGACGCCAACCAGGTCCTGCGCACCGAGCCGTCGGCCGGCACCCCCGTCGCCGAGGGCACCACCGTGACGGTGTTCTACTCCGACGGCCCGGAGAAGGTGCCGGACGTCCGCGGGCTCAAGCAGGGCGAGGCCGAGCGCACCATCCGCGAGGCCGGCTTCGTCCCGGACGTGCGGGTGGACGCGACCTCGACGGAGCCGAAGGGGACGGTCGTCGACCAGATCCCGGTCGGCGGGACGGCCGACCAGAACAGCACGATCACGCTGTTCGTGTCGGCCTACGAGGAGCCGGAGACCCCGACCGAGAC